One Vibrio penaeicida DNA segment encodes these proteins:
- a CDS encoding GMC oxidoreductase, which translates to MGTAASSNKLQYGYPTPGPQSPTAQKVMDHVFFLSNGEWKKAREENDYDYIVVGTGFCALAFAERILEKENSNARILLIERGTFFLPEHFQNLPLPFKDTLGGLSETFPWTMSIENQQPESLIKWQHGMVPFFGGRSTLWSAWCPIPNSEEFAGWPTHTIEAARNNFETAKTLLRVQNADEIDNFPNQEIANFVSGTRPVYGALQRQVQGLLQELGTGVSGIYRTDPAPLASASMQENGIDFQKFATPGELLELAEKFNKVDENGERVGPQLDIVSACTVEEIHQQELNGERKATALQTSRGVLPLGNAELVLAMGTLPPTTLVRNSFPTIPNLGSRFSAHFISSIVARVPKSDLDPHGQFGQLELGANYVAGVANDSFDQQFHIQLSSLWDSDPEKNAELALRYMPDVVATASMEQLQSSPDHVVFVCAVLGELDYKNFNNWFKQNAADDNVTTNSLLQITTNKLDIETWDKMDQSTFDILETVLSPNGSGVVEYWHPRFENGQDHGEWVGSRPAAKDIRVDAPVHESSTLHIGEEESAPVDLNYKLKGTANVYITGGALWPQGGSWNPTLTMVALAQDLADKLHSKK; encoded by the coding sequence ATGGGAACAGCGGCATCAAGTAACAAACTTCAGTATGGCTACCCAACTCCGGGGCCACAAAGCCCAACGGCTCAAAAAGTCATGGATCACGTGTTTTTCCTATCTAATGGCGAATGGAAGAAAGCGCGTGAAGAAAATGATTACGATTACATCGTGGTCGGTACTGGCTTTTGTGCCTTGGCATTTGCAGAGCGAATTCTAGAAAAAGAAAATTCCAATGCTCGAATTCTATTGATTGAACGAGGCACGTTCTTTTTGCCTGAGCACTTCCAAAACCTCCCCCTCCCCTTTAAAGATACATTAGGAGGGCTATCGGAAACCTTCCCGTGGACAATGTCGATTGAAAATCAGCAGCCAGAATCCCTTATTAAGTGGCAACACGGCATGGTGCCTTTCTTTGGCGGGAGATCTACACTTTGGAGCGCATGGTGCCCAATACCGAATAGCGAAGAGTTTGCAGGTTGGCCAACACATACCATTGAAGCAGCAAGAAATAATTTCGAAACAGCTAAAACTCTACTTAGGGTGCAAAATGCAGACGAGATCGATAATTTCCCAAATCAAGAAATTGCGAATTTTGTCTCTGGCACTCGTCCTGTTTATGGTGCGCTACAAAGACAAGTACAAGGATTATTGCAAGAGCTCGGTACAGGCGTGAGTGGCATTTATCGTACCGACCCTGCTCCACTGGCTTCAGCCTCTATGCAGGAAAATGGCATTGATTTCCAAAAATTTGCAACGCCAGGTGAATTACTTGAACTGGCAGAGAAATTTAATAAAGTCGACGAAAATGGCGAACGCGTTGGACCTCAGCTCGATATTGTCAGCGCATGTACTGTCGAAGAGATCCACCAGCAAGAGCTGAACGGAGAAAGAAAAGCCACCGCACTGCAAACCTCTCGTGGTGTATTGCCACTGGGCAATGCTGAACTCGTATTGGCAATGGGAACTTTGCCACCGACTACGTTGGTTCGTAACTCATTCCCAACGATTCCGAATTTAGGATCGCGTTTTTCCGCTCACTTCATTAGCTCGATTGTGGCTCGTGTGCCTAAATCCGATTTAGATCCTCATGGGCAATTTGGTCAGTTAGAATTGGGGGCAAACTACGTGGCAGGTGTTGCCAACGATAGCTTTGATCAACAGTTCCACATACAACTTTCTTCCTTGTGGGATTCCGACCCAGAGAAAAACGCAGAGCTCGCACTAAGGTACATGCCGGATGTGGTTGCAACGGCCTCAATGGAACAGTTGCAATCCTCACCTGATCACGTCGTTTTTGTATGTGCGGTATTGGGTGAGCTTGACTATAAGAACTTCAATAACTGGTTTAAGCAAAACGCAGCAGACGATAATGTGACGACTAATTCGTTACTGCAGATTACCACCAACAAACTTGATATTGAAACGTGGGATAAGATGGATCAGTCCACTTTTGATATTTTGGAAACCGTGCTTTCACCGAATGGTTCGGGTGTGGTGGAATATTGGCATCCACGCTTTGAAAATGGGCAAGATCATGGGGAATGGGTGGGCTCGCGACCAGCAGCCAAAGATATCCGTGTCGATGCCCCCGTTCATGAAAGCTCCACACTTCACATTGGTGAAGAAGAATCCGCACCTGTTGATTTAAATTATAAACTCAAAGGCACAGCCAACGTTTATATCACTGGTGGCGCGTTATGGCCACAAGGCGGCTCATGGAACCCAACGTTAACGATGGTGGCGCTAGCGCAAGACTTGGCCGACAAGCTGCACAGTAAGAAATAG
- a CDS encoding RebB family R body protein, which produces MEIDIEKMLREFSPVTSRNMHLTMVADSIGKAAENTTHAQQQIQTILVTNTALGSGLIYSIAAKGS; this is translated from the coding sequence ATGGAAATCGATATTGAGAAGATGTTGCGCGAGTTTTCTCCCGTTACCTCAAGAAACATGCACCTAACGATGGTGGCGGATTCCATAGGGAAAGCGGCTGAAAATACCACTCATGCACAGCAGCAAATTCAAACCATCTTAGTGACAAACACCGCACTGGGATCTGGGCTTATCTATTCCATTGCAGCAAAAGGTTCTTAA
- a CDS encoding PAS domain-containing protein encodes MLKNVIEPPISPEEFNSDILMDVLDTQDGIYYVIKNTDSVFIWVNQNFSDLIGVPKSDLIGQKDQFAAHVAHDKLVIASGKPILNLHETIPVPDGSGGLKDEPIVTQKGLWRDTKNPDLIKGITVCFSLVNPPEEA; translated from the coding sequence ATGCTTAAAAATGTTATAGAGCCCCCTATTAGTCCTGAGGAATTTAATTCGGACATCTTAATGGACGTTTTAGATACGCAAGATGGTATTTATTATGTTATCAAGAATACAGATTCTGTTTTTATTTGGGTCAACCAAAACTTTTCCGATTTAATTGGCGTCCCAAAAAGTGACTTAATTGGACAAAAAGACCAGTTTGCTGCTCATGTTGCCCACGACAAACTGGTTATCGCATCCGGAAAACCTATCCTCAACTTACATGAAACCATCCCCGTTCCTGATGGTTCTGGCGGCCTCAAAGACGAACCCATCGTAACTCAGAAAGGGCTTTGGCGAGACACCAAAAACCCAGACCTGATCAAGGGCATCACCGTGTGCTTTTCACTGGTCAACCCACCTGAGGAGGCGTGA
- a CDS encoding cupin domain-containing protein encodes MKGAEYWLDHLKLEAIELGGFFGEGEASDEVIPQQALPDRFQSDRRFYSNNYYMLARDLASPTPSTRLALHQLNQDEQWFFLQGAALKLYLFLSNGEFKEITVGDKLELDQVLLCSAPHNTWFGAELQDDSDFALCACSLAPGWDPEDSITPTESDIQQLISDYPDQADIIKRLAFGAKS; translated from the coding sequence ATGAAAGGCGCAGAATACTGGCTTGATCACCTAAAGCTAGAAGCCATTGAGCTAGGTGGATTTTTTGGTGAAGGTGAAGCCTCCGACGAGGTCATTCCTCAGCAAGCACTACCGGATAGATTCCAATCAGACAGACGATTTTATTCAAACAATTATTACATGCTTGCGCGTGACTTAGCGTCTCCAACTCCCTCTACTCGTTTGGCTTTGCATCAATTAAATCAAGATGAGCAGTGGTTCTTTTTACAAGGAGCGGCGCTCAAGCTCTATCTGTTTTTATCTAATGGTGAGTTCAAAGAAATTACTGTAGGAGACAAGCTGGAGCTGGATCAGGTTTTACTGTGCTCAGCCCCTCATAACACTTGGTTCGGGGCTGAACTCCAAGACGATTCCGACTTTGCTCTGTGCGCATGCAGTTTAGCGCCTGGGTGGGATCCGGAAGATTCAATCACTCCTACCGAATCCGATATTCAGCAACTTATCTCAGATTATCCAGATCAAGCAGACATCATTAAGCGCTTGGCATTCGGTGCTAAGAGCTAA
- a CDS encoding RebB family R body protein — protein sequence MSVNGAVTDSVTQVNTSVVGETPAMAGGNLLLATSQAMGISAHNSTGANQQAQLVHQTATIQGVNSLFATGTAVIGRSVELILEPQPAA from the coding sequence ATGTCAGTGAACGGAGCCGTTACAGATTCTGTAACGCAAGTAAATACCTCTGTGGTCGGCGAAACGCCCGCTATGGCAGGAGGAAACCTACTGCTCGCAACCAGCCAAGCAATGGGGATCTCTGCACACAATAGCACCGGCGCAAATCAACAGGCCCAATTGGTACATCAGACAGCAACAATTCAAGGCGTGAACTCGTTGTTTGCCACAGGCACAGCGGTGATCGGACGAAGTGTTGAGCTGATTTTAGAACCTCAACCAGCAGCTTAA
- a CDS encoding RebB family R body protein yields MSDDGKKDLEQVSEMIVQLADSAMSDTMGLHMQNAVTTQQGMQTVANASTSTACALILKKGG; encoded by the coding sequence ATGAGTGACGACGGAAAAAAAGATCTGGAACAGGTTTCGGAGATGATCGTTCAACTCGCCGACTCTGCTATGTCCGACACCATGGGCTTGCACATGCAAAACGCGGTCACGACGCAGCAAGGCATGCAAACGGTCGCGAACGCCTCAACGTCTACCGCTTGTGCTCTGATTTTGAAAAAGGGTGGTTAG
- a CDS encoding substrate-binding periplasmic protein encodes MKLLLIMSLLLWGISASQSLAQERERLPLATGEWPPYTSAELEGYGIVTEITTAVVIEMGMTPDYKFVPWKRAEHMVKNGDAFAAFPYAITPARIKNFSFSDRVLINPNGRFFYRKSRFDIPKDAKQLSELKSYKFGSLAGEASITTLEEAGIRLELVSKDSQNIMRLHAGRVDLILMDELLGWYLIRKLYPNEQHLFTTLDTTFEEMLNQSGNPNWDSYLMVSPEYPNAKALTKRFNEALKRIKENGVYDDILDKYGLDLSL; translated from the coding sequence ATGAAACTTTTACTTATCATGAGCTTATTGCTTTGGGGAATCAGTGCATCACAATCTTTAGCGCAAGAGCGAGAACGACTCCCCCTTGCAACGGGCGAATGGCCGCCTTATACCTCTGCCGAACTGGAGGGTTATGGCATTGTCACTGAGATCACGACCGCCGTTGTCATTGAAATGGGAATGACGCCTGACTATAAATTTGTACCGTGGAAAAGAGCAGAACACATGGTTAAAAATGGCGACGCTTTTGCTGCATTTCCCTACGCTATCACTCCTGCGCGTATCAAAAATTTCAGCTTCTCCGACAGAGTACTCATTAATCCAAATGGTCGATTTTTCTACCGAAAATCAAGATTTGATATACCAAAAGATGCTAAGCAACTCTCCGAACTTAAATCATACAAATTTGGCAGTTTAGCCGGCGAAGCTTCTATTACTACTTTGGAGGAAGCCGGCATACGACTTGAGTTGGTTTCGAAGGATAGCCAAAACATTATGCGGCTACACGCAGGACGAGTCGATCTGATATTGATGGATGAACTGTTGGGTTGGTATCTGATTCGCAAGCTTTATCCAAATGAACAACACCTATTTACTACTCTCGACACAACCTTTGAAGAAATGCTCAATCAAAGCGGGAACCCAAATTGGGATTCATATTTAATGGTTTCTCCTGAATACCCCAACGCAAAAGCATTAACAAAACGTTTTAACGAAGCACTTAAACGGATTAAAGAAAATGGCGTTTATGATGACATTCTTGATAAGTACGGGCTCGATTTATCTCTGTAA
- the msrA gene encoding peptide-methionine (S)-S-oxide reductase MsrA, which yields MADKLTMVSANDALPGRSTPLNVEATHFVNQSNLFDAPKGTQQEVLLGLGCFWGAERLFWKLDGVVSTSVGYAGGFTQNPTYEEVCTGQTGHTEVVRVIFDPEVISFNTLLKTFWESHDPTQGMRQGNDMGTQYRSAIYVYSEKQMMLALDSKLEYQKALSAEQRNAITTEVLPAPTYFFAETYHQQYLAKNPQGYCGIGGTGVCFPPES from the coding sequence ATGGCAGACAAACTCACAATGGTGTCAGCCAACGATGCATTGCCAGGTCGAAGCACACCGCTTAACGTAGAAGCAACGCATTTTGTGAATCAATCAAACCTCTTCGACGCACCAAAAGGCACCCAACAAGAAGTCTTGCTTGGCTTAGGTTGCTTTTGGGGTGCAGAGCGACTGTTCTGGAAACTGGATGGCGTAGTCTCCACCTCGGTTGGGTATGCAGGCGGGTTTACGCAAAATCCAACTTATGAGGAAGTGTGCACAGGACAAACAGGGCATACAGAAGTGGTGCGAGTGATATTTGACCCTGAAGTTATTTCGTTTAACACATTGTTGAAAACTTTCTGGGAAAGTCATGACCCGACTCAGGGCATGCGACAAGGGAACGACATGGGCACACAATATCGTTCAGCAATCTACGTGTACAGCGAAAAACAAATGATGTTGGCGTTGGATTCGAAACTGGAATATCAAAAAGCATTGTCCGCTGAACAAAGAAACGCCATAACCACCGAAGTGTTGCCTGCTCCTACTTACTTTTTTGCTGAAACCTACCACCAGCAATACTTAGCAAAAAATCCTCAGGGATACTGTGGTATCGGGGGAACAGGCGTTTGCTTCCCCCCTGAAAGCTAA
- a CDS encoding RebB family R body protein, which produces MDKQDTRFENEFEHEVSSKTIDEFNTLQAFSVQPTSLLETTLADTLGLSMHNAVTSQQQSQMTTAASVTNACARLLQTQIKPAPLVQVNTPIEEPALPNTKVQRMGHDEEPLTSVAEEATEVEEPKKGKFSLLGFLKKDKGESSGEQ; this is translated from the coding sequence ATGGATAAGCAGGATACGCGCTTTGAAAACGAATTTGAGCATGAAGTCTCAAGCAAAACGATTGATGAATTTAATACGCTTCAGGCTTTTTCTGTTCAGCCAACCAGCCTGCTGGAAACCACTTTAGCAGATACGCTTGGTCTCTCGATGCATAATGCTGTGACCAGTCAGCAGCAGTCTCAAATGACCACCGCAGCCTCTGTCACCAATGCGTGTGCAAGGTTACTTCAAACTCAGATTAAGCCAGCGCCACTTGTGCAAGTGAATACGCCCATAGAAGAGCCTGCATTACCAAACACTAAGGTGCAAAGAATGGGGCACGATGAAGAGCCTTTAACCTCTGTCGCTGAAGAAGCAACAGAGGTGGAAGAACCCAAAAAAGGCAAATTTAGCTTACTGGGTTTTTTGAAGAAAGATAAAGGAGAGAGCAGTGGTGAGCAGTGA
- a CDS encoding AraC family transcriptional regulator yields MNIISNTKNTEASIFEQSKTLSEIIKREPIIGSSPLVLKIRQQTHFAVEMKMSVFITGEMGTEKSEVAEFIHKKNRIPVSRFIRIPSSFSGVDVYQSHLEKALKEAKNGTLYLEDIDVLSRDIQDFLISQFTMGLYHDLLINNNVRLIISCRRSLGDLKKNNAFVDVLLESNLPYIEINIPPLKKRNDDIPEYVAHILCEFGIEKNIQVSPSAMSLLKQYEWPGNITQVRSFLILLASCCDGIIREEDVLSLGVISKKDCTYDIFETILEQRFDRLENLHPALRKALIFLGNNYTECIKLSDMASAAYTSPSHLSYLFREHLNLSFKAILVQVRIQKAMQLFDASPMLKVTDVCLQAGFGDLSHFEKMFKRYADCTPRQYRAQKRQRTQFAFASAPA; encoded by the coding sequence TTGAACATAATATCCAATACGAAAAATACAGAGGCTAGTATTTTTGAACAAAGTAAAACACTGAGTGAAATAATTAAAAGAGAACCAATAATAGGAAGTTCACCTTTAGTTCTAAAAATAAGGCAGCAGACACACTTTGCTGTTGAAATGAAAATGTCGGTTTTTATTACCGGAGAAATGGGTACCGAAAAGAGTGAAGTGGCCGAGTTTATCCATAAAAAAAACCGAATACCAGTCAGTCGTTTTATCCGTATTCCATCCAGTTTTAGTGGGGTTGACGTGTATCAATCTCACTTAGAGAAAGCTTTAAAGGAAGCGAAAAATGGGACGTTATATCTGGAAGACATCGACGTGCTATCAAGAGACATACAGGACTTCTTGATTAGCCAATTTACTATGGGTTTGTACCATGATTTGTTAATTAATAATAATGTGAGGTTAATAATATCTTGCCGTAGATCATTAGGTGATCTAAAGAAAAATAATGCTTTTGTTGACGTGTTGTTAGAAAGCAATTTACCGTACATTGAAATTAATATTCCACCATTGAAAAAGAGAAATGATGATATCCCTGAATATGTAGCACATATTTTGTGTGAGTTTGGTATTGAGAAGAATATACAAGTCTCTCCGAGTGCTATGTCTTTACTTAAACAGTATGAATGGCCTGGTAATATTACTCAGGTTCGAAGTTTTTTGATATTACTAGCATCATGCTGTGATGGCATAATTCGTGAAGAAGATGTATTATCTTTAGGGGTTATTTCTAAAAAAGATTGTACATACGATATATTCGAAACCATATTGGAACAACGATTTGATAGGCTTGAAAACTTGCACCCAGCGTTGAGAAAAGCATTGATTTTTCTTGGCAATAATTATACAGAATGCATAAAGCTCAGCGATATGGCTAGTGCGGCTTATACCAGCCCCTCTCACCTTTCTTATCTTTTTCGAGAGCACCTTAATCTCTCCTTTAAAGCCATTCTTGTTCAAGTTCGTATTCAAAAAGCCATGCAGCTATTTGATGCCTCTCCAATGCTTAAAGTCACGGACGTGTGCTTGCAAGCTGGATTCGGTGACCTTAGCCATTTCGAGAAGATGTTTAAACGCTATGCCGACTGCACACCTCGCCAATATCGAGCGCAAAAAAGACAGCGTACTCAGTTTGCTTTTGCCAGTGCACCAGCTTGA
- a CDS encoding RidA family protein: MTIKRYGIEGGTGTGGQHLPFARATEAGGFLYVSGQTPMTDGEVVEGGIVDQSRLAIQNCVDIMTEAGYGLEDVVHVKVVLTDSRYFQSFNKVFKEFFGEHPPARICMVCDLVVDVKVEVDVTCYREDRR, from the coding sequence ATGACAATTAAGCGTTACGGCATTGAAGGCGGAACGGGAACGGGTGGTCAGCATTTGCCATTTGCAAGGGCAACAGAAGCGGGCGGCTTTTTGTATGTGTCGGGTCAAACGCCGATGACAGATGGAGAAGTGGTGGAAGGTGGGATTGTGGATCAATCTCGTTTGGCGATTCAAAACTGTGTCGACATCATGACTGAAGCCGGATATGGGCTTGAAGATGTGGTTCACGTTAAAGTGGTTTTGACAGATTCTCGCTACTTTCAGTCGTTCAATAAGGTCTTTAAAGAGTTCTTTGGTGAACACCCGCCAGCACGTATCTGCATGGTGTGTGATTTGGTGGTGGATGTGAAAGTCGAAGTGGATGTGACTTGTTATCGAGAAGATCGCCGTTAA
- a CDS encoding DUF1107 domain-containing protein, producing the protein MERVFKHYHPKQIAKFVKILFKGSFCIAGIGMFYFEQGKVVLPDINNKQMLGVMKEVNATIDSLSSFSA; encoded by the coding sequence ATGGAACGGGTCTTTAAACACTATCATCCAAAGCAGATTGCTAAATTCGTCAAGATTCTGTTCAAAGGATCATTTTGTATTGCTGGTATCGGAATGTTTTATTTTGAACAAGGTAAAGTTGTACTGCCGGACATTAATAACAAGCAGATGCTAGGTGTTATGAAGGAAGTCAATGCAACGATTGACTCCCTTTCGAGCTTTTCAGCCTAA
- a CDS encoding RebB family R body protein, with amino-acid sequence MAKPPKVNEQITDSVTQTNTQVLGSAPSNAMGNLYTSMGLAMSNLNNNATNAQQQANIGMQAATVQGVNALTAIGTAALSRATEEIVEKDSE; translated from the coding sequence ATGGCAAAGCCACCAAAAGTGAATGAGCAAATTACGGATTCCGTAACGCAAACTAACACCCAAGTATTGGGCAGCGCTCCCTCGAATGCGATGGGTAACCTGTACACATCCATGGGACTCGCAATGTCTAACCTAAACAACAACGCAACCAATGCTCAGCAGCAAGCCAATATTGGTATGCAAGCAGCAACAGTTCAAGGTGTTAATGCGTTAACAGCGATTGGGACTGCCGCTCTCAGCAGAGCAACGGAAGAAATTGTTGAGAAAGACAGCGAGTAA
- a CDS encoding YtfJ family protein — protein MKLKLLSTLILAAAPMMGMAHTIEIGKGLPTVNVASHGELMLQGDKIEYAEWSTAKLTGKVRVIQAIAGRSSSKKMNAPLMTAITAADFSKDAYQTTTIINQDDAMWGTGSFVKSSAEDSKKEFSWSSIVLDKDGTAAGAWELKEESSAIAVLDKEGTVLFVKEGSLTEDEIAKVIELVKTSL, from the coding sequence ATGAAACTGAAATTGCTCTCCACCCTGATCCTTGCTGCTGCACCAATGATGGGCATGGCGCACACCATAGAGATAGGCAAAGGCTTGCCTACTGTGAATGTCGCTAGCCACGGTGAACTTATGCTACAAGGTGACAAAATCGAATACGCCGAATGGTCCACAGCCAAATTGACAGGCAAAGTGCGAGTCATTCAGGCAATCGCTGGACGTTCTAGCTCTAAAAAAATGAATGCCCCTCTGATGACAGCGATTACCGCTGCCGACTTCTCTAAAGATGCCTACCAAACCACCACCATTATCAACCAAGATGATGCCATGTGGGGAACAGGATCTTTTGTAAAATCGTCAGCAGAAGACAGTAAAAAAGAGTTCTCTTGGTCTTCCATCGTATTGGATAAAGACGGTACGGCGGCTGGCGCGTGGGAGCTGAAAGAAGAAAGCTCCGCCATTGCAGTGCTCGACAAAGAAGGAACGGTTCTGTTTGTGAAAGAAGGATCACTAACGGAAGACGAAATCGCCAAAGTGATCGAGCTTGTTAAAACCAGCTTGTAG
- a CDS encoding N-acyl-D-amino-acid deacylase family protein, with the protein MQYDVVFRNVLVVDGTGESTYSADVAIKEGRILEVGDLANADAITLIDGNGLALSPGFIDVHTHDDTNVIRYPDCLAKISQGVTTVVVGNCGISASPAILASDPPDPMNLLGKQSDFQYPTFQSYAQAVETAKPAVNVAALVGHTTLRNNVMDELHRAASTQEIAAMKEALNQAMQEGALGLSSGLAYASAKQAPTEEVMALAEELAEFGGIYTTHMRTEFEQILEAMDEAFRTGKHAKVPVVISHLKCAGAGNWGRTVEVLDLMEKTAKHQDIGCDCYPYSASSSTLDLKQVTSDFDIFITWSDTRPDLAGRMLKDIASEMNLSLMDTAKALQPAGAVYHCMDESDVERVLKYKLTMVGSDGLPNDPHPHPRLWGAFPKVLGHYSRERKLFTLPVAIHKMTGMSAKRFGLAKRGEIKSGYFADLVLFDPNEISDEATFENPVAAAKGVHLVMVNGEISYQNGRVAQSRHGRFLYRNEYRNN; encoded by the coding sequence ATCACCTTGATCGATGGCAATGGCTTGGCGCTTTCTCCCGGTTTTATTGATGTGCACACGCACGATGATACGAATGTGATTCGCTACCCAGATTGCTTGGCCAAGATAAGCCAAGGCGTGACAACCGTGGTTGTCGGTAACTGTGGAATTAGCGCTTCTCCTGCGATTCTAGCAAGCGATCCCCCTGACCCAATGAACCTGCTTGGTAAGCAATCAGATTTTCAATATCCAACTTTCCAATCTTATGCTCAAGCAGTTGAAACCGCGAAGCCTGCCGTAAATGTAGCAGCTCTGGTTGGGCACACCACGCTTCGTAACAATGTGATGGATGAGTTGCACCGCGCAGCATCGACTCAAGAAATAGCGGCAATGAAAGAAGCATTGAATCAAGCAATGCAAGAAGGGGCGCTAGGGTTAAGTTCTGGTTTGGCTTATGCCAGCGCCAAACAAGCTCCCACAGAAGAGGTCATGGCTTTAGCGGAAGAGCTTGCTGAGTTTGGCGGTATTTATACCACTCACATGAGAACCGAATTCGAACAAATACTAGAAGCAATGGATGAAGCTTTTCGTACAGGAAAACATGCGAAAGTCCCAGTTGTTATTTCTCATTTAAAATGCGCAGGAGCAGGTAACTGGGGACGCACCGTTGAAGTGTTGGACTTGATGGAGAAAACTGCGAAGCATCAAGATATTGGCTGTGATTGTTACCCCTATTCTGCGAGCTCTTCCACGTTGGATCTTAAGCAAGTCACCAGTGACTTCGATATCTTCATTACTTGGTCGGATACCCGACCTGATCTCGCGGGGCGGATGCTCAAAGACATTGCCAGTGAGATGAATTTATCGTTAATGGATACTGCGAAAGCGCTACAGCCTGCTGGCGCGGTTTATCATTGCATGGACGAATCGGATGTCGAGCGTGTATTGAAATACAAACTCACCATGGTCGGGTCCGATGGATTGCCGAATGATCCCCATCCTCACCCTAGGCTCTGGGGGGCGTTTCCCAAAGTATTGGGTCATTACAGCCGCGAGCGAAAGCTATTCACGTTGCCAGTGGCAATACACAAAATGACGGGCATGTCTGCCAAGCGCTTTGGGTTAGCCAAAAGAGGGGAAATAAAATCGGGTTACTTTGCTGATTTGGTGTTGTTTGACCCTAACGAAATTAGCGACGAAGCGACATTTGAAAACCCCGTTGCAGCGGCAAAAGGTGTTCACCTCGTTATGGTGAATGGAGAAATCAGTTATCAAAACGGGCGTGTCGCCCAATCGCGACATGGTCGATTCTTGTATAGAAACGAATACAGAAACAATTAA
- a CDS encoding cysteine dioxygenase: MNVLTELLSITPSSVQPICVKELVSHLDQPSQPLSLPVIRFLLEHVRVDQATIEELSVFDRTQYHRRYLYQSDHVEVLILGWLNGQRSRIHDHEGSNCGVKVLKGEATETYFERAENGHIFALGSTKLERDQITSSCDNQIHQISNLQSNGQDLVTLHVYSPPLNAAKLYSLESNQIEKMTQDQWAYEI, from the coding sequence ATGAACGTGCTAACGGAATTGCTATCCATCACCCCGTCGTCGGTACAGCCTATATGTGTCAAAGAACTTGTTTCTCATTTAGATCAACCTTCCCAGCCGCTTTCGCTGCCGGTGATCCGTTTCTTGCTAGAGCATGTTCGGGTAGATCAAGCAACGATAGAGGAACTGTCTGTTTTTGATCGTACCCAATACCATCGACGCTACTTGTATCAAAGTGATCATGTGGAAGTCCTCATTCTTGGGTGGCTAAACGGTCAGAGAAGCCGAATACACGATCATGAAGGTTCTAATTGCGGGGTGAAAGTACTGAAAGGAGAAGCCACAGAAACCTATTTTGAGCGAGCAGAAAATGGGCACATCTTCGCGCTCGGTTCAACCAAACTAGAAAGAGATCAAATCACTTCCAGTTGTGATAACCAAATCCATCAAATCTCCAATTTGCAATCCAACGGGCAAGACTTAGTCACTCTTCACGTCTATTCCCCCCCATTGAATGCTGCCAAGCTCTATTCATTGGAGTCTAATCAGATTGAGAAGATGACTCAGGATCAGTGGGCTTATGAGATATAA